The sequence CCTGGGCCTTGATGACCCACTTGCGCTCGCTGGCCCGGGTCTCCTTCTTCACGTACTGCTCGTAGGCGGCGATGGCCTCCTTCTTGCGGTCGGCCTGGCGGAAGGACTCGGCCAGGCCGTAGTAGGCGTCCGGCTCGTCGGGCTTGAGCTGGGTGTGCTTGGTGTAGCCCTCGATGGCCTGGTCCCACTTCTCCGCCTTGCGGGAGGCGTAGGCCCAGTTGAACCAGGCGGTCGCGTACTCCTCGTCCGCCATCGCGGCGGCGTGGAAGGCCTCGATGGCCTCGTCCTTCTTGCCCTGCTTGTAGAGCAGGGTCCCCATCTCGTTGTGGGCCAGGGCGTAGTCCGGCGCGATCTCGACCGCCTTCTGGTAGGCCGCCAGGGCGGCGTCGGCGTTGCCGGCCTTGGCCAGCTGATCCGCCTCGCGCTTCTTCTCCTTGGCCTCGTCCGGGATACCGGCAAAGGCGGGGAACGTGAGGCCCAGCCCGAGGACGAGGGCGACGGCAGTGATCAGTCGGCGATTTTCGTACATGGGACGGCTTCCTTCTCGATCCGGATGAGGCGCCACTTCAACCCTTCATGCTAGCTCGCCTCCGGCCACGCGAAAAGGATCCGGCTTGTCCTTCCCTGCCGCGTGGCCGATGCTCGCGCGACGCCCTTGATGGACTCCCCCACCCCCTCGCCCATTCAATCCGGCCCGGTCCCCGCCGGCGCGGGAGATCTCTCTCTGCCGGCCGGCCTGCTCCTCCTGGCGGCGGCGCTGGTCTTCTTCACCCTGGGCACCGTGGCTCAGCTCTCCGACCTCGCCTCCGGGCTCTTCGTGACCCAGCTGGTCTGCTTCCTCCTGCCGGCCGTGCTCTTCGCCCGCGCGAGCAACACCCGGGCCCGCAGCTACCTGCGCTGGGATCGGGGCCTCGGCTGGGGGGAGCTCGCGCTCGTCCTCCTGGTCTCCCTGGCCAACTACTTCGTGGCCGCCGCCTTGATGGGCGTGTGCACCCAGCTGCTCCCCGAGTCCTGGCGCTTCGCCGACGCCGCCCGGGTGCTGGCCGCGACCGAGGGGCCGCAGCTCTCGGCCATCGTCATCGCGGTGGTGGTGCTGGCCCCCTTCTGCGAGGAGGCCCTCTTCCGGGGCGCGCTCCAGCGCGGCTTCACCGCCCGCCTCGGCCCCCGGCGGGCCATCCTCCTCACCGCCCTGGCGTTCAGCGCCCTCCACGCCGACCCCATCGGCTTCCTGCCCCGGGTGGAGCTGGGTCTCCTCTTCGGCTGGCTGGCCTGGCGGACGCGCTCGCTGGCGGCCCCGATCCTCGCGCACGCGGTGAACAACGGCGCGGCCACCCTCCTCTTCTTCGCCGCCGGCGTCGAGACCGAGCCCGAGCGCGAGGCCCCCCTCGGTCTGCTCCTCGGGGTGATGGCGGTGGGCCTGGTGGTGCTGCTACCGGCCCTCAAGGGGCTCCACCACGTGGCCCCTCCCCTGCCCGAGCAGGCGGAGCCCCCGGCCCGCCTCGACGAGGGGCGGCCCATCGCCCTTCGGCCGGACAGCCTCGAGCTCTCGATCCTGGGCGTCCTGGTCTTCCTCGCCCTGGGGATCTTCGTCCTCTTCGTGGCCGCCCGGGCCGGCGCCCTCTAGCCGCTCTCGCGCCACCGCGCGCAGGCCGCGCCGGGAGGTGAGCGTCCCCCGGCCGGGCAGCTCCCCCTCGACCCGCGAAGGCCGCGACGTACGCACCGCGCTGAAGGTCGAGCGCTACTTCGACTTCCAGGACTCGACCTCGAGGATCGGGCCGGTCATGCCGATGGACATCATGTCCTCGGCCAGCCGGCCTTTCACGGTCACGTGCAGACCGTCCTTCCGCAGGCCGGCGTCGCCGCCCGAGAGCTGGAGACGCTGGCCATCGGAGGTGAGGAGCAGCCAGAGCCCCCCCTCGAGATCCTCGAACTTCACCTTGCCGTCGAAGGACGCCATCACTCGGCCGCCTTTCTCATCATCGACCACCCGAGGAGGAAGGCCACCGCGGCGTTGGCGGCGAGCCACCCGATGTCCAGCAGGCGCCCGGGGAGGAAGACCACGTCCGCCTGACCGGCGAAGAGGCCGTGCAGGAGGAAGCCCGCCGTGCCGGCCGCCACGCCCGCCAGCAGGGGGCGCAGCGCGCGGCGCTGATAGAGCAGGAGGGTCAGCACCACCGGGAAGGCCGCCGACCAGGTCAGGGGGTTGGCGTGGGCCGAGGCGCCGAAGG is a genomic window of Deltaproteobacteria bacterium containing:
- a CDS encoding CPBP family intramembrane metalloprotease, whose translation is MDSPTPSPIQSGPVPAGAGDLSLPAGLLLLAAALVFFTLGTVAQLSDLASGLFVTQLVCFLLPAVLFARASNTRARSYLRWDRGLGWGELALVLLVSLANYFVAAALMGVCTQLLPESWRFADAARVLAATEGPQLSAIVIAVVVLAPFCEEALFRGALQRGFTARLGPRRAILLTALAFSALHADPIGFLPRVELGLLFGWLAWRTRSLAAPILAHAVNNGAATLLFFAAGVETEPEREAPLGLLLGVMAVGLVVLLPALKGLHHVAPPLPEQAEPPARLDEGRPIALRPDSLELSILGVLVFLALGIFVLFVAARAGAL